In the Pedobacter cryoconitis genome, CTGAACACAACTTTAGGTACAGATTTGCTTCTGTACTGTCTTTCATCAGAGACCGGACAATATCCATTGAGCACCTCTCCCGGATAAGTATCCAGATGGGAGATTATTTTGGTGATATCATTGGGGTTAAATAAAGGCTCATCACCCTGAACATTGATGTAGTAGTCTGCTTTCACAAGCGCTGCTACTTCAGCTATCCGGTCTGTACCAGTTAAGCAGTTATCTGTGGTTAATAAGACTTGAATACCGAAGGACTCGCAATGTGCTACAATGCGCTGATCTTCAGTAGCCACGTATACTAAACTTTTATCTACGGCCTGAATACATTGTTCATAGGTCCGCAATAACATGCTTTTACCGTTAATATCGATTAATGGTTTTCCTGGAAACCTGGTCGATTGATACCGTGCGGGAATAACTACAATAAAATTCATTAGCATACCAAACTATAGACTGAACCGGACAGTAACGTTTTATACCTTGTAGGTGTTAAAGAGACGATATCTTTCGCGTAAGTTTCCTGGAAAATCTGAAATAAAAATTCGTTTTCTTCCACCAGGCTTCTTTCCAGCTGAGAAATTGAGGCTTCCTGATAGCCGTCAAAGCCTGCGATATAAACATCTTCTGCTTTTAATTCCAATGCGGTTTGCAAGGCCAGAATACTATGCGATTCTTTGAACTTATCTGTAAAAGAGATCTGTTCAAATTCGAAACAAGAGTCATGAATCTGAGCAGGAATATAAGTCCCCATTTTACGCGGGAACGGAGGGAAAACACAAGTCCCTTTAAAGTCGCCAAGATCACTGAATACTTTTTCTAAACGATGGCCTTCATTTCCTACCAGACAGTAGAACTGATCTGCCTGAACGTCTTTATAATACGAGGCATTTTTCGAACTTGAATGTACAACAGCAATATTTTCAGTCTGATTGATAAATTCAATGATAGCTTTGGAATGTTCCACAGAATTTGATCCTCCTCCTAAAATAAGCACTGTACTATAGGATTTTGCAGGTTTAAAAACCGGCAGCTGTGCATTGTCTTTAATATTGTTCTTTTGATTCTGCAAGGCTCTAACCATACTGTTCAGGGAGTAGACACGTGTAGTATACCAGTCCATGACATCTTTTTGAGGCAATGAATTTGATCCTGAAATCATATAAGGCACATTCGTTCCCCATTCGTATTTTTTCAGGAGTTGATCAAAACCTTCCACCACATTTCCGATCGCATTAAAGTCGATGTCCATGTTATATTTGGTATTTAAAACTGACAAGAGCAGTTCGGTTTTTAAATTCCCGGCCCCGCGGCCCATCCCCAAAATAGTAGAGTCTACAATATCAGCACCGTAATCAATAGCTGTTAATGAATTGATCAATGCCAATTCCAGGTTGTTATGGCCGTGAAAACCAATTTTACAATCTGTTTTTGAACGGATCAGGTCCATGGTCTGTTTCACATCGTCAGGAAATACACCTCCGTAACTATCGACCATGTAAAAGTAATCAGCCAGACCGTCGAGGCCGCTCAGCTCTTCTACGAAATTCCCATATTGCTTCCATTTGGACATGTACATCACATTGAAACCGACTTCGAAGCCAAATCTTTTAATCTCTGCTGCTAATTTCAATGCACGTCCGAGTTGCTGTGGGTCCAGTGCAATACGTACCATATCAACAATACCGATGATCGGCTCCAGCAGGTCTGCTACGTGCTCAACTCTGATATCTTTTTCATTAAAAATGATAACCAGTTTTTTATTGGTCAGACTTTTTAATTCCTGCAGTTCATATACGGGAGAATAAAAATATTTACCATAATATTCTTTGATAGGGATACTTCTGTAGCCAACTTCTATATAATCAACCGGCAGGTTGTTTAGAGATGACAGGTAAGTATGGACTAAACTTTTATCAAAGTCCCAGTTCGTGTAGTAACCTCCGTCCCTTAAGGTACAATCAAGTATTTTAAACATAATTAATTAAGATTTGAATATTTTTTTAAACCACTTTTTATTTTTATCGTCTGGCGCATCGTAAGAACCATAGCCGTAACCATAGCCGTAACCATAGCCATAGCCGTAACCGTGACCATCAATGTCATTGACAACAATCCCAACGTTTTTCATCATTTCGTTCCTGCTCAGATCTTCCACAATATTCAATTGTTTTTTAGCAGTGAAGTTTTGTCTCACTAAGTATATACAAGCATCTGCATGGGCAGACATCAGCTGCGCATCAGCAACGATCCCTATAGGAGGGGCATCTATAATGATATAATCAAACTGTAATTTAAGTTCTTCAATCAATTCTTTAGTCCGGTCATCCAATAACATCTCTGCCGGATTTGGTGGCACAGGGCCTGAACTTACGATCGATAAATTTTTATGGATACTTAAAGGTTTTACTATATCCTTAACAGTTAAATTGGTATCAATAATGTAATTGGTGAACCCTGAATCGTTTGGGATATCCAGTTTGGCTGACAGGCCGGGCTTACGCAAATCAAGTTCCATTAAAAGAACTTTTTTATTGGAAAGCGCCAGTACATTCGCCAGGTTAATCGCCACAAAAGACTTTCCTTCTCCTGCCATACTTGAAGTGATCAGCATAACCTTTGCATCTGCAGCTTTCATGTAAAAGTAGAGGTTGGTCCTTAAGGCCCTGAATTGTTCAGAGACCGCAGACCTGGAACTATTGGCCACAACAAGGTTAGTACCTTCTTCGTTATGACTGATTTCTCCGATCACAGGAACTCCTGTTACCCGGCTGATATCTTCTTTGGTCTGGACCTTATCATTTAAGATATCTTTCAGATAAATAACTGAGATCGGAATAAACAAGCCAAGGAAAAGACCAACGATATAGATCATTGCTTTTTTAGGACTGAATGGTTTCACCTCTGATTTTGGCGGGTCAATGGTTCTGGAGTTCGAGATGTTTGAGGTTTTAGAAATCGCAGTTTCTTCACTTTTCTGCATCAAAAAGAGGTAAAGCTCTTGTTTGATTTGCTGCTGACGTGCTAAATTCAAATAATTACGTTCAATTTCCGGCACTCCGCGGACCTGAGTTTCAGCCTTTTTCATTTGACTGCTTAACTTATCCCTGGTAATGGTAAAAGCGTCCAGTGTGGTTACCAGATTGGCTTCAATGTCGGCCCTTGCATTTGCAATCTCCTTATCCAGTATAATAATCGCCGGATTGGCTTCAGTGATGCCGATTAATCTTTTTGCTCTTTCAAGGGTAAGGGTATTGAATTTTTCTACAGCCCCGCTGAATACTAAATCTGCCGGTACTAAAGAACTTGGTAAAACGCGTTTGTTTTTCGTCCCGTCTTTTAAGTATTCCTGCAAACTTTTAAGAATGCTGATCTGTGTTTCCATTTTACTCAGATCACTTACATATTGTCCTGTAGTCTGCACTAAAAGTTTAGACTGCTCAGTCATATCTGCCAGGTTATTCTTTTGTTTAAAGCCCTGAATATTGCCTTCAAGGTCACCTAGCTCTCTGCCTATAAAATTCAGGCGGTTCTGAATAAATTTAACCGTACTGTCTGCGATTTCATTCTTGTCTTTCACATTTTCCTGAACATAGCTTTCAATCAGCTTATTCAGAATATCCTCTCCTTTTTTTGGTATGGGGTGGTTCAAAGAGACATCGACAATAGTAATCAGCTTATTCTTAACCTCAACAGTAAGGTCTTCCATCATATCTGCTACTTTCGTATCGACAGAATTTATGTTTACATTATAGTTACCGTATAAATCTGCAACTTCAGTATTCCTGGTCACCAGGATCGTTCCTACCCTGGGCATTTTAAAGGGCTTACCAAGAGTAACCAGTGTATCTAGTTTTTTGGAACTGATGGCGATCTGATTATTTTTCAAAAGCTCAATCCCTACATTGGTTTCTTTAATGGTATCTTCTGCAGAGATGATCCTCACCTGAACTGGTGATTTATAAAGCTCGGTATTTTTGACTCTTCCTTTTCTGTAATAGGTAATATTAAGGTCCATGTCTTCTACAACACGCTCCATTAAATACCGGGTCTTTAAAATTTCAGCTTCATTATCAACCGTGCTTTTTGCACCTAATAATCCACCCAGGTCTCCCAGCAGGTCACTTCCTGCCATTAGTCCGCTACCCTTTTTTTCATCATTTACCAGCACTCTCGCAGATATTTTATAGCTCGGTGTCTTATACCTGGCATACAACACAGCTAAAGTAACACAAATTAATAAAGAGAATAAAATCCAATACCAATTGTATAATAAGCGTGATATAATTTGCTTTATATCTAAAGCATCATCTTTTTGTGATATCCTGTTTTCAACTATCTTGTTCATTGATTTATACTAAAAGGTGAGCGACTAAAGTCTTGAAAACAAGACTATTAAAACTGAGAGCGCAGTCCCGATAATTGCATAAGTCTGGGTCCTCGCCTGGTTTAAAGAAGCAGCTTTTCCTTTGTTAGGCTCTACGTAAATGACATCGTTTTGTTTAAGGTAGTAAAAAGGGCTGTTAAATAACTCAGAAGAATTTAAATTAAGACGCGCGAATTCCTTTTTGCCATTATTATCCCTGATAAGCAAAACATTTTCACGTCTGCCGAATATGGTCAGATCCCCGGCTAAACCTAAGGCATCCAACACGCTAACTCTCTCATTTGGCAATACATACGAAGCAGGTCTTCCAACCTCACCTAACACGGTGACCTTAAAATTAGCATAACGCACCTGCACATTCGGGTCTTTGTAGACAATTGCAGCTTTTTCTTTAATCAGGTCCCTGGCTTGAAAAGTAGTCAGACCACCGATCTTTACTTTGCCAACTATAGACAGGTCAATCTCCCCGTTTTTATCGACCAG is a window encoding:
- a CDS encoding 3-deoxy-manno-octulosonate cytidylyltransferase yields the protein MNFIVVIPARYQSTRFPGKPLIDINGKSMLLRTYEQCIQAVDKSLVYVATEDQRIVAHCESFGIQVLLTTDNCLTGTDRIAEVAALVKADYYINVQGDEPLFNPNDITKIISHLDTYPGEVLNGYCPVSDERQYRSKSVPKVVFRPDGRLLYMSRSPIPGNKSLDFVKAWRQVCVYAFPFLALKAFAETKNKTVLEAEEDIEILRFLELNYEVRMIELSSESIAVDNPEDLTEVLAKLKEDAIKV
- a CDS encoding aldolase catalytic domain-containing protein encodes the protein MFKILDCTLRDGGYYTNWDFDKSLVHTYLSSLNNLPVDYIEVGYRSIPIKEYYGKYFYSPVYELQELKSLTNKKLVIIFNEKDIRVEHVADLLEPIIGIVDMVRIALDPQQLGRALKLAAEIKRFGFEVGFNVMYMSKWKQYGNFVEELSGLDGLADYFYMVDSYGGVFPDDVKQTMDLIRSKTDCKIGFHGHNNLELALINSLTAIDYGADIVDSTILGMGRGAGNLKTELLLSVLNTKYNMDIDFNAIGNVVEGFDQLLKKYEWGTNVPYMISGSNSLPQKDVMDWYTTRVYSLNSMVRALQNQKNNIKDNAQLPVFKPAKSYSTVLILGGGSNSVEHSKAIIEFINQTENIAVVHSSSKNASYYKDVQADQFYCLVGNEGHRLEKVFSDLGDFKGTCVFPPFPRKMGTYIPAQIHDSCFEFEQISFTDKFKESHSILALQTALELKAEDVYIAGFDGYQEASISQLERSLVEENEFLFQIFQETYAKDIVSLTPTRYKTLLSGSVYSLVC
- a CDS encoding GumC family protein yields the protein MNKIVENRISQKDDALDIKQIISRLLYNWYWILFSLLICVTLAVLYARYKTPSYKISARVLVNDEKKGSGLMAGSDLLGDLGGLLGAKSTVDNEAEILKTRYLMERVVEDMDLNITYYRKGRVKNTELYKSPVQVRIISAEDTIKETNVGIELLKNNQIAISSKKLDTLVTLGKPFKMPRVGTILVTRNTEVADLYGNYNVNINSVDTKVADMMEDLTVEVKNKLITIVDVSLNHPIPKKGEDILNKLIESYVQENVKDKNEIADSTVKFIQNRLNFIGRELGDLEGNIQGFKQKNNLADMTEQSKLLVQTTGQYVSDLSKMETQISILKSLQEYLKDGTKNKRVLPSSLVPADLVFSGAVEKFNTLTLERAKRLIGITEANPAIIILDKEIANARADIEANLVTTLDAFTITRDKLSSQMKKAETQVRGVPEIERNYLNLARQQQIKQELYLFLMQKSEETAISKTSNISNSRTIDPPKSEVKPFSPKKAMIYIVGLFLGLFIPISVIYLKDILNDKVQTKEDISRVTGVPVIGEISHNEEGTNLVVANSSRSAVSEQFRALRTNLYFYMKAADAKVMLITSSMAGEGKSFVAINLANVLALSNKKVLLMELDLRKPGLSAKLDIPNDSGFTNYIIDTNLTVKDIVKPLSIHKNLSIVSSGPVPPNPAEMLLDDRTKELIEELKLQFDYIIIDAPPIGIVADAQLMSAHADACIYLVRQNFTAKKQLNIVEDLSRNEMMKNVGIVVNDIDGHGYGYGYGYGYGYGYGSYDAPDDKNKKWFKKIFKS
- a CDS encoding polysaccharide biosynthesis/export family protein, with translation MRRSFKNGRIRNSAILFLALLFTSCASTKNVPYFQDITSSEKSVLANTAVFTEPAIQPDDILSISIFTIDPATSMVVNQVGTQALSTIPGPAGGIVATPPASGFLVDKNGEIDLSIVGKVKIGGLTTFQARDLIKEKAAIVYKDPNVQVRYANFKVTVLGEVGRPASYVLPNERVSVLDALGLAGDLTIFGRRENVLLIRDNNGKKEFARLNLNSSELFNSPFYYLKQNDVIYVEPNKGKAASLNQARTQTYAIIGTALSVLIVLFSRL